A region of the Penicillium psychrofluorescens genome assembly, chromosome: 6 genome:
TCTCCACGAATCCGTGTCTCTTGCCGTAGGTAATTTCCCCAATAACATCAAAAGCATAGAACTGTAGCCACTGTGTGAAGTCGCATCCCTCGGTATTGTCGACATATATGTTTTTTGTCTGTTCTAGGAACAGTTTTGTCGTGTTATCCACGAATGGCTCGTACTGTACCAAAGCTGACATAGCAAATGCCGAATTTACGCATCGGCGGAATCTAGCATGGAAATCATTGTCCGTTGAGCTAAACAGAGATTGCAGGCGGTGACCTCTAGCGATGGATTGTTGAACGATGTAGAATTCAGACTAGCCAGATGATTAGTGAATGACACTATTTTAGGGTCAAAACGGCATGTATATATCTGATATTACCTTGGTGAACCCCTTATTTAAGCCATAAATTGCCTTCAAAGCCTTCGGGTtcgagaaggagagggtATTTGGTCCGAGACGGACAACTTCGCCATACTTCTTATGGAGTGCTCGATGCGTGGTCTCGGGTCTCCGGCTTAACACGTCGAAGAAGCGCCACCAGTCCGTGATAGAGGCCACGAATGGACCTGGGTACTTGTTCAGTCCATTGTGATATCGGTTCTTGATCAGCCACACGAGCAGAGCCGTTAGAAACAAAGATAGCCAATATTGGGAGAGACCCTTCAGGACCAGATCAGTTATTCCATGCATGCTGATGAGCTTGTTTTGAAGATGGATGTGAGTTTGGAGATTGGAAAGACGACAGTGTAAGAGGAAGGCAGTCCGGGGAAGCTAAAATATATAGCATACGAAGACGGACCATTTCCTCGCTCCTTTCACTACCAATCGGGCTATGCCTAAGGGGCTTTGACGATGTGGGCGTTGCCACTATGTCTTCGCCAGCAAAGCGAATCATAGAAAAGCCCCATCATAGAGCCTACGCTAATAGGCACAGCTGTGGGATAAATGTGTTCCAATTGGTTTACGCCTGTACTTCTTCCCACTTGGCTGGGCGGCTTGATCTCTCATGGATACGGTCCAGAGTTTCATCgttcttttccctttctgGTTCATGACCAACTCAGACAAGTCCCCTGACACTTCATGGAGTATGTTAGCCTCGGGTTTACTCGGTGCATACCATACTTCTGGAGATGCGGAGGAGATATTTCTAGAGCGTGGGGCGACGTGGGGCTGTAATTTGGCGCAGATCTATAATGTCGACGGGATTTCGAATGACTTGGAACTGCCGATTTCCTTGTCGCCCGTGATTTTAGAGTTTGGGGATCTAAACGAGGTCAACAAAGCAAGATACTGTGACAAATCCTCGGGACTTTCTCCCATCTACGGGACTCTCGACCTCCGGTGGACTTTTCGCTTAAATAAATAATGATAATAAAAAACAATTGCTCGCATATTGGAGCGTTACTGTTAACTCGTGGAATGGTTTTAGCGTGGTACAGTATTCTTCCAGAAAATATCCAACACCACGTTTCCAACCGCTGAGTAGGCTCCCGGCCCTTAATGTCGGGCTCGCCGATATACTTTACATCAGGAGAAGTGTGTCACCGGCCTTTCCTGTTTGACCCCATCCACCCACACGTCCACCTTTTCATCATAGAATGCCACATACCCTGCGATCGCGGCACTCTCCGCAGTCGGCGTTTTATACCACCAAATCAGCCCATCTTTCTCCCCAGAGGGAAGTCGGACTTTATAGTAATTTGAATCCCCCTACACAGATGGTCAACCATCTCCTCTAAATGCAGGGATCTGGAAGAGACATACCTTGTACGGACACGAGGTCGTCAAATCGGACGGTCTCAGCAACTCCAAGCGTATATCTGGGTGCGGGATATATGTCCGCACCGGCAGCCCCGTCTCATACAGCAGTTTGGGACGGGTCGTATTGGCAACCTCGACCCCGTCGATCTCCACGCGAACATGTTTGTCGGACTCCAGGATGTGGATGCGTTTATACGGATCCTTGGGATGCGTGTAGATGCGTTCGGATTCTTCAAACCAGGCGTCGGCGGCCGAGAGAGTGATGCGCACCAGGCCATCGAAGCGACCCGAAGGGAAAGTGGTCGCGCCGCCAGGAGCGGTGCGGTCGTGGACGGTGATGTCATGGGTGCCATCGGCCTTACCGTTTACCAGATATTTCATTTGAACATCTTTCTGGTGGAAATAGTACTGGGGATAGTATGGATGTTCCCATCTAGTCGATTATCAGACACATGGTACAGTCAATCCGGGAGAGAAAACATACACCATTTTAGGAACGGAAGCGTCCACAATATATTCTCCATTGAACAGGACGCGCACGCGTCGGACAATATCCTCCGAGTATCCTTGGTGGGGGAATGGAAGTGACATTTTGTTTCCTCAATATTTTGAAGTGATACCACAACTACGATGGAGAAAGTTACAATATTGGGAGGCGGGTCTCTTTATGTGGATGCGGGGTGTGGCGTCAGGAAGATTTATCAGCATCCTCCGGCAGTTAAATAGTGAAGTATGTAAGAATGATAATAAATAACTCATTATATCATATGGTAGGATCGAATCAAATTTAACGTCCGTATCCAGCCTTGCGGCTATGACAGACCCATATTCTAGGTACACGTCTCGCAACAGCCAAGGGTAACACAGGCAGTGCTCGATGTAGTCTTCATTTTCCTACACCGAAACCTAGTGCCCGCATGCTTGGAGATGGTTATTTGCCGTCTTCACATAAGGCTTGCGAAGCTATTAAAGATGAGCCCCGCTACT
Encoded here:
- a CDS encoding uncharacterized protein (ID:PFLUO_008982-T1.cds;~source:funannotate), whose amino-acid sequence is MSLPFPHQGYSEDIVRRVRVLFNGEYIVDASVPKMVWEHPYYPQYYFHQKDVQMKYLVNGKADGTHDITVHDRTAPGGATTFPSGRFDGLVRITLSAADAWFEESERIYTHPKDPYKRIHILESDKHVRVEIDGVEVANTTRPKLLYETGLPVRTYIPHPDIRLELLRPSDLTTSCPYKVCLFQIPAFRGDG